CCCACCCCGCGCCCCCAGCCCCATTAAGCCGTTCCTGGTGCTGAACCCCCAGGGAACCACCAGCCCGTGGGTGTGGGGGGCACCATCACTTTCTGGGGCGCAGAAAGGCCCCAGGGACTTTTGGCAGCACAGAACGCGACACTGGattcttccagaaaaacatttagGCTGGGGGGGACACTGGGCTGTCGaggtattttgtcttttaacatctttggtattttttccaCCCAAGGCTACCGTGGCCCCCCGCATCCCGCCCACGCGGCTGGCCCTGCACCACTTCGACATGAACTACAGCCTGCAGCTGAAGGACCTGTGGCCCTCTGTCCGCGCCAGCCTGCTCTGCGAGCAGAAGTACGGTGCCCTCGTCAACAACTTCTCTCCTGTCGACCACGTCACCcaagagctggagctgctgaatGCTACTGATTTTGTTTCCGAAGCCCCCAAAAAGGCACAGCAATCGCAGCGGGGCACCGCTACGGAGGAAGCggggagagaggaaagcagGTCTGGTGAGGGCAGAACAGTGATGCAGGCAGAGACGATGACGCAGGCAGAGACATCACCACCGCTTCGTGCCTCCATCAGCCCCAACATCAAGTGTTACACCTTCCCCAGGGGTGATATCACACGCTTTCGCCCTGCACGGTGAGACATCCCTGGGCCAGACCGCCCGCTGTCTTTGCCGGCCTCGGGGGCTGCACGTGTGTGAGCACACGCTGCCTCTGTACGTCCTCATCCTCGCTTCcaactgctgttttcttttcccctcgtgcgtttgcttttttttatgcaaACTGGTGATTTCCAGGCCAGACACTCTGGGTCTCCTCAACTATTATCTCATGGACgcagcatctctcctgcccGTCCTGGCGCTCAACGTCCAGCCGGATGAGTTTGTCCTTGACCTCTGTGCAGCTCCAGGTGGCAAGActctggctctgctgcagaccGGGGTTTGCGGTAAGTGGAGGTGGGTGTTCCTTGTCCCCTGTGCCCATTAATGTCTGACCGTTAATCACTTCTCGTTATAAGAGTTGGGAATCGGATGTGCTTTTGCAAGAGTGACATTCCCGGTTGTGCGTGTTTTATCCTCTCAGGGCACCTGGCAGCCAATGATGTCTCCATTTCCCGGACAAAGAGGCTGTACCAGATTCTCCATAGCTATGTTCCCaaagaaatcaggaaaattgTGAGCGTCACGTCCTGCGACGGAAGGGACTGGGGTCAGCTGGAAGGTGGCACTTTCCATAAGGTGGGTGATCGGGAACTGGTGAAGATAAACCCATCTAGGTCACTTTCATCCTGTTTCAGAGGAAGACAGCAGCTTACCCAACAGTATAATTGTATAGTTTTTCATAATcttaaatgcagagaaagagatgaGACTAAGCCACAAACGGAGTAATATTTCCTCTTGCTCTGCCCTTCCTGCAGGATCTGGTGTATGCGTG
This Grus americana isolate bGruAme1 chromosome 8, bGruAme1.mat, whole genome shotgun sequence DNA region includes the following protein-coding sequences:
- the NSUN4 gene encoding 5-methylcytosine rRNA methyltransferase NSUN4 isoform X2, with protein sequence MNYSLQLKDLWPSVRASLLCEQKYGALVNNFSPVDHVTQELELLNATDFVSEAPKKAQQSQRGTATEEAGREESRSGEGRTVMQAETMTQAETSPPLRASISPNIKCYTFPRGDITRFRPARPDTLGLLNYYLMDAASLLPVLALNVQPDEFVLDLCAAPGGKTLALLQTGVCGHLAANDVSISRTKRLYQILHSYVPKEIRKIVSVTSCDGRDWGQLEGGTFHKVLVDVPCTTDRHSVMEQENNIFHKRRTKERQMLPMLQLQLLMAGILATKPGGEVVYSTCSLSPLQNEYVIERAVEIAETQFNISIHVEDLSHFRTLFQDTFFFFSDCRLGELVLPHLTANFGPMYFCKLRRM
- the NSUN4 gene encoding 5-methylcytosine rRNA methyltransferase NSUN4 isoform X1 encodes the protein MAALGGRAAVTLLLRRGPPPGLGPGPRRYRYKEKWATVAPRIPPTRLALHHFDMNYSLQLKDLWPSVRASLLCEQKYGALVNNFSPVDHVTQELELLNATDFVSEAPKKAQQSQRGTATEEAGREESRSGEGRTVMQAETMTQAETSPPLRASISPNIKCYTFPRGDITRFRPARPDTLGLLNYYLMDAASLLPVLALNVQPDEFVLDLCAAPGGKTLALLQTGVCGHLAANDVSISRTKRLYQILHSYVPKEIRKIVSVTSCDGRDWGQLEGGTFHKVLVDVPCTTDRHSVMEQENNIFHKRRTKERQMLPMLQLQLLMAGILATKPGGEVVYSTCSLSPLQNEYVIERAVEIAETQFNISIHVEDLSHFRTLFQDTFFFFSDCRLGELVLPHLTANFGPMYFCKLRRM